The following proteins are encoded in a genomic region of Gossypium hirsutum isolate 1008001.06 chromosome D05, Gossypium_hirsutum_v2.1, whole genome shotgun sequence:
- the LOC107903116 gene encoding protein EPIDERMAL PATTERNING FACTOR 2 isoform X1 yields the protein MKILSLGVVARLLAVVILFMFCLSSESLRVPPHHAAGIHGEATKFGDETQMNPKEELGMELYPTGSSLPDCSHACGPCFPCKRVMVSFKCSMAESCPVVYRCMCKGKYYHVPSN from the exons ATGAAGATCCTGTCTCTTGGAGTTGTTGCACGTCTATTGGCCGTTGTTATCTTGTTCATGTTTTGCCTATCCTCAGAAAGCCTTCGGGTGCCACCTCATCATG CAGCCGGCATCCACGGGGAAGCTACCAAGTTTGGAGATGAAACACAAATGAACCCTAAG GAAGAGTTAGGGATGGAGTTATACCCGACAGGGTCGAGCTTGCCGGATTGTTCCCACGCTTGTGGGCCCTGCTTTCCATGCAAGAGGGTGATGGTTAGCTTCAAGTGCTCCATGGCTGAGTCCTGCCCGGTTGTTTATAGATGCATGTGTAAAGGCAAATACTACCATGTGCCTTCCAACTGA
- the LOC107903116 gene encoding protein EPIDERMAL PATTERNING FACTOR 2 isoform X2: protein MKILSLGVVARLLAVVILFMFCLSSESLRVPPHHAGIHGEATKFGDETQMNPKEELGMELYPTGSSLPDCSHACGPCFPCKRVMVSFKCSMAESCPVVYRCMCKGKYYHVPSN from the exons ATGAAGATCCTGTCTCTTGGAGTTGTTGCACGTCTATTGGCCGTTGTTATCTTGTTCATGTTTTGCCTATCCTCAGAAAGCCTTCGGGTGCCACCTCATCATG CCGGCATCCACGGGGAAGCTACCAAGTTTGGAGATGAAACACAAATGAACCCTAAG GAAGAGTTAGGGATGGAGTTATACCCGACAGGGTCGAGCTTGCCGGATTGTTCCCACGCTTGTGGGCCCTGCTTTCCATGCAAGAGGGTGATGGTTAGCTTCAAGTGCTCCATGGCTGAGTCCTGCCCGGTTGTTTATAGATGCATGTGTAAAGGCAAATACTACCATGTGCCTTCCAACTGA